The Solanum lycopersicum chromosome 9, SLM_r2.1 genome window below encodes:
- the LOC101254944 gene encoding protein transport protein SEC23 E-like, translating to MATEMAQTEPEGIDGVRMTWNSWPRTKVEASKCIIPIASSIQLLRPFPDLPTLPYAPLRCKTCSSILNPFCRVDFQALIWICPFCFQRNHFPQHYSGISETNVPAELYPQFTTIQYAIQNPGGHNSPPVYLFVLDTCMLDEELEFAKSALKRVIGLLPDYAMVGFISYGTQVQVHELGFSDMSKVFVFQGSKDLSKDQVLDQLGLGSISGRKGGGGGVGVNGGPNHGLTRFLLPASECEYTLDSLLDELSTDQWPVTPGNRASRCTGVALSVATGLLGACLAGAGARIVALVGGPCTEGPGAIVSKDLSEPVRSHKDLHKDAAPFFKKAVHFYEELAKQLVSHGHILDVFASALDQVGVAEMKVAIEKTGGQVVLAESFGHSVFKDSFKRVFEVGEQSLGLCFNATLEINCSKDIKIQGIIGPCTSLEKKGPAVSSTVTGEGNTTAWKLCGLDKNTCLTVFYDVSSSEKSDPSGNINPQLYIQFLTSYQSPDGQTKLRVTTITRRWLDAVVGTEDLVQGFDQEAAAVVMARLASYKMELEEDFDPTRWLDRNLIRLCSKFGEYRKDDPASFTLNPCFSLLPQFMFHLRRSQFLQVFNNSPDETAYFRMLLYRESISSAVVMIQPTLMAFSFNTLPSPALLDVASIAADRILLLDSYFSVVIFHGMTIAQWRNLGYQNQPEHQAFAHLLQVPHDEAQALIQERFPVPRLVVCDQHGSQARFLLAKLNPSATYNNANDMAAGSDVIFTDDVSLQVFFQHLQRLAVQSS from the exons ATGGCGACTGAAATGGCACAAACAGAGCCAGAAGGCATCGATGGAGTTCGTATGACATGGAATTCTTGGCCAAGAACCAAAGTTGAAGCAAGCAAATGTATAATCCCAATTGCTTCTTCAATTCAATTGCTTCGTCCATTCCCTGATCTACCTACCCTACCTTACGCCCCCCTTCGTTGTAAAACTTGTTCATCAATCTTAAACCCCTTTTGTCGTGTTGATTTTCAAGCTTTAATTTGGATCTGTCCGTTTTGTTTCCAACGTAATCATTTCCCTCAGCATTATTCAGGAATTTCGGAAACGAATGTACCTGCTGAGCTTTATCCCCAATTTACTACTATTCAGTATGCGATTCAGAACCCTGGTGGTCATAATTCTCCACCTGTCTATTTGTTTGTGTTGGATACTTGTATGTTGGATGAAGAATTGGAGTTTGCTAAATCTGCATTGAAAAGGGTTATTGGACTTTTGCCTGATTATGCTATGGTGGGGTTTATTTCGTATGGTACACAGGTGCAGGTACATGAACTTGGGTTTTCGGATATGTCGAAGGTTTTTGTGTTTCAGGGTTCGAAGGACTTGTCGAAAGATCAAGTTTTGGATCAGTTAGGACTTGGTAGTATTAGTGGtaggaagggtggtggtggtggtgttggGGTGAATGGTGGACCTAATCATGGGTTGACTAGGTTCTTGTTACCTGCTTCTGAGTGTGAGTATACACTTGATTcg TTGCTAGATGAATTGAGTACGGATCAATGGCCTGTGACACCGGGAAACAGAGCTTCGCGCTGCACTGGGGTGGCATTGAGTGTGGCAACTGGTCTGCTTGGTGCTTGTTTGGCTGGGGCAGGTGCTCGGATTGTTGCATTAGTTGGGGGTCCTTGCACTGAAGGACCTGGCGCG ATTGTGTCGAAGGATTTATCGGAACCTGTTCGTTCTCATAAAGATCTACACAAGGATGCTgcaccattttttaaaaaggctGTTCATTTCTACGAGGAACTCGCAAAGCAACTTGTCAGTCACGGTCACATCTTAGATGTTTTTGCTTCAGCACTTGACCAG GTTGGAGTTGCAGAGATGAAAGTAGCTATTGAAAAGACTGGAGGACAAGTTGTTCTTGCTGAAAGCTTTGGGCATTCAGTTTTCAAAGATTCCTTCAAGCGTGTATTTGAAGTTGGTGAACAGTCTCTTGGGCTTTGCTTCAA TGCTACATTAGAGATCAACTGTTCCAAGGATATTAAAATTCAAGGGATAATTGGTCCTTGCACATCTCTTGAGAAG AAAGGACCTGCTGTCTCCAGCACAGTTACTGGTGAGGGTAATACTACAGCTTGGAAGCTCTGTGGTCTCGACAAAAACACTTGCTTGACAGTTTTCTATGATGTTTCATCTAGTGAGAAGTCAGATCCTTCAGGCAATATAAATCCACAATTGTACATACAGTTTCTTACAAG TTATCAGAGCCCTGATGGGCAAACAAAACTACGAGTTACAACCATTACTAGGAGATGGCTTGATGCTGTTGTTGGAACTGAG GACTTGGTGCAAGGATTTGATCAGGAAGCTGCTGCCGTAGTAATGGCTAGATTGGCTTCTTACAAAATGGAGCTGGAG GAAGATTTTGATCCCACAAGGTGGCTAGATCGGAATCTGATTCGCCTGTGTTCCAAGTTTGGCGAATATAGGAAGGATGATCCTGCCTCTTTCACTTTGAATCCCTGTTTTTCTCTGCTCCCTCAGTTCATGTTTCATTTGCGGCGATCACAATTTTTGCAA GTTTTCAATAATAGTCCCGACGAGACAGCATATTTCCGGATGCTGCTCTACCGAGAGAGTATAAGCAGTGCTGTTGTCATGATTCAACCTACACTAATGGCATTTTCATTCAATACACTGCCTTCTCCAGCTTTACTGGATGTGGCATCAATTGCTGCTGATCGCATTCTTTTGTTGGATTCGTACTTCAGTGTTGTCATATTCCACGGAATGACAATAGCTCAATGGAGAAATTTGGGATACCAGAACCAGCCAGAGCATCAG GCATTTGCGCATCTACTGCAAGTTCCTCATGACGAGGCCCAAGCACTCATCCAGGAGAGGTTTCCTGTTCCTAGACTTGTAGTGTGTGATCAGCATGGTTCCCAG GCAAGATTTCTTTTGGCAAAGTTGAATCCCTCAGCCACATACAACAACGCAAACGATATGGCAGCAGGCTCAGATGTGATATTCACTGATGATGTAAGTCTCCAAGTTTTCTTCCAGCATCTTCAGCGACTGGCGGTGCAATcttcttga
- the LOC101254339 gene encoding 6,7,8-trihydroxycoumarin synthase has product MILFLLFVAFAILLIFLLSGKRNLPPGPIGLPFIGNLHQYDSLTPHLYFWKLSKKYGKIFSLKLGSSIMVVVSSAKLAKEVLKTQDLVYCSRPSLLGQQKLSYNGHDIAFSPYNDYWREMRKICVLQLFSLKKVQSFSPIREDEVSRMIKKISQQAACFQMTNLSSLMISLTSTIICRVAFGVRFDEEAHERKRFDYLLAEAQAMMATFFVSDFFPSLSWIDKLTGQTDRLERNFKNLNEFYEELIEQHQNPNRPKSMEGDILDLLLQLKKEQSTPIDLTLEDIKGLLMNVLVAGSDTSAAVVVWAMTALIKNPKVMKKVQEEIRKSIGTKGVVNEDDIQNMSYLKAVIKETFRLYPPDPLLIPRESMKKSTLEGYEIQPKTIVHINAWAIARDPEIWENPKEFIPERFLNSDVDFKKEDYELIPFGAGRRGCPGITLGITAIELALSNLLYAFDWELPYGLKKEDIDTNVRHGITMHKKNDLCLISKKYF; this is encoded by the exons ATGATTCTCTTTCTACTCTTTGTAGCCTTTGCAATTTTGCTCATTTTTCTCCTTAGTGGAAAAAGAAATCTGCCACCAGGTCCTATAGGCCTTCCATTCATTGGAAATTTGCATCAATATGATAGTTTAACTCCTCATCTCTATTTTTGGAAACTTTccaaaaaatatggaaaaatctTCTCATTGAAACTTGGTTCTTCAATTATGGTTGTAGTTTCTTCAGCAAAATTAGCAAAAGAAGTATTGAAGACACAAGATTTAGTATATTGTAGTAGACCTTCTCTTCTTGGACAACAAAAATTGTCTTACAATGGTCATGATATTGCATTTTCACCTTACAATGACTATTGGagagaaatgagaaaaatttgTGTGCTTCAATTATTTAGTCTGAAAAAAGTACAATCTTTTAGTCCGATTCGTGAAGATGAAGTATCAAGaatgatcaagaaaatatcTCAACAAGCTGCGTGTTTTCAAATGACAAATTTGAGTAGTTTAATGATTTCATTAACAAGTACGATAATATGTAGGGTTGCTTTTGGTGTTAGGTTTGATGAAGAAGCGCATGAAAGAAAGAGATTTGATTATCTTTTAGCTGAGGCTCAAGCTATGATGGCTACCTTTTTTGTGTctgatttttttccttctttaagTTGGATTGATAAACTTACTGGACAGACAGATAGACTTGagagaaatttcaaaaatttgaatgagTTTTATGAAGAACTCATTGAGCAACATCAGAATCCCAATAGGCCAAAATCTATGGAAGGAGATATTCTTGATCTTTTGCTTCAATTGAAGAAAGAGCAATCAACACCAATTGATCTCACTTTGGAGGACATAAAAGGACTTCTAATG AATGTGTTGGTTGCTGGATCAGACACTAGTGCAGCTGTAGTAGTATGGGCAATGACAGCCTTGATTAAAAATCCAAAAGTcatgaagaaagtccaagaaGAAATTAGAAAATCAATTGGGACCAAAGGCGTTGTGAATGAAGATGATATACAAAATATGTCTTATCTCAAAGCAGTAATAAAAGAGACATTTAGATTATATCCACCAGATCCACTCCTAATTCCAAGAGAGTCAATGAAAAAATCCACACTAGAAGGGTATGAAATTCAGCCAAAAACTATAGTTCATATTAACGCATGGGCAATTGCAAGGGATCCTGAAATATGGGAAAATCCAAAAGAATTTATACCTGAAAGGTTCCTGAATAGCGATGTTGATTTCAAAAAAGAAGATTACGAGTTAATTCCATTTGGAGCGGGAAGACGAGGATGCCCCGGAATTACACTTGGAATTACAGCCATAGAACTTGCATTATCAAATCTTCTTTATGCATTTGATTGGGAGTTACCCTATGGTTTGAAAAAAGAGGACATTGACACAAATGTTAGGCATGGAATCACCATGCATAAGAAAAATGATCTTTGccttatttctaaaaaatatttctaa
- the LOC101255244 gene encoding 6,7,8-trihydroxycoumarin synthase — MMLFLLFVAFLIPLIFLLSKAKKSSKNNLPPGPIGLPFIGNLHQFDSLAPHIYFSKLSKKYGKVFSLRFGSTPIVVISSAKLAKQVLKTQDLAFCSRASHLGQQKLSYNGRDIVFAPYNDYWREMRKTCVLHLFSLKKVQSFRPIREDEVSRMIKKISQHVVTSQITNLSNLMILLSSSIIFRVAFGIRYDEESHESRRFYFLFEESAAMMTSFFVSDFFPSLNWIDKLTGLTNRLDKNFKELDEIYEELIEQHLNPNRPKSMEGDILDVLLQLKKEKSTPIDLTLEDIKAIVMNVLLAGSETSAAAVVWTITALMKNPKAMKKVQQELRKSIGNKGTVNEDDIQNLPYFKAVINEAFRLYPPAPLLIPRETMKKSTLEGYEIQPGTIVHVNAWAIARDSDVWENSEEFIPERFFNSDIDFKGQDFEFIPFGAGRRGCPGITLGVASMELALSNLLYSFDWELPYGMKKEDIDTDFKPGLAIHKKNDLCLVPKCYM; from the exons ATGATGCTCTTTCTACTCTTTGTAGCCTTTCTTATccctcttatttttcttctttccaaAGCCAAAAAGAGTAGCAAAAACAATTTGCCACCAGGTCCTATTGGCCTTCCATTCATTGGAAATTTGCATCAGTTTGATAGTTTAGCCCCTCATATCTATTTTTCGAAACTTTcgaaaaaatatggaaaagtATTTTCATTAAGATTTGGTTCTACTCCAATAGTTGTAATTTCTTCGGCAAAATTAGCAAAACAAGTGTTGAAGACACAAGATTTAGCCTTTTGTAGTAGAGCTTCTCATCTTGGGCAGCAAAAATTGTCTTACAATGGTCGCGACATAGTCTTTGCACCTTACAATGACTATTGGAGAGAAATGCGAAAAACTTGTGTGCTTCATTTGTTCAGTCTAAAAAAAGTACAATCTTTTAGACCGATTCGTGAAGATGAAGTATCAAGaatgatcaagaaaatatcTCAGCATGTTGTCACTTCACAAATCACCAATTTGAgcaatttaatgattttattaagtAGCAGTATTATTTTTAGAGTTGCTTTTGGTATTAGGTATGACGAAGAATCACATGAAAGTAGGaggttttattttctttttgaagaaTCAGCAGCAATGATGACTAGCTTCTTCGTGTctgatttttttccttctttaaatTGGATCGATAAACTTACTGGATTGACAAATAGACTTGATAAGAATTTCAAGGAGTTGGATGAGATTTATGAAGAACTTATTGAGCAACATCTTAATCCTAATAGGCCAAAATCCATGGAAGGGGACATTCTTGATGTTTTGCTCCAATTGAAGAAAGAGAAATCAACACCAATTGATCTCACTTTGGAGGATATAAAAGCAATTGTCATG AATGTGTTACTAGCAGGATCAGAAACTAGCGCGGCTGCAGTAGTATGGACAATAACAGCCTTGATGAAGAATCCAAAAGCCATGAAAAAAGTTCAACAAGAACTTAGAAAATCAATTGGGAACAAAGGCACTGTGAATGAAGATGACATCCAAAATCTTCCCTATTTCAAAGCAGTGATAAACGAGGCATTCAGGTTATATCCACCAGCTCCACTCCTAATACCAAGAGAAACAATGAAAAAATCCACACTAGAAGGATATGAAATTCAGCCAGGAACTATAGTCCATGTTAATGCATGGGCAATTGCAAGGGATTCTGACGTATGGGAAAATTCAGAAGAATTTATACCTGAGAGATTCTTTAATAGTGATATCGATTTTAAGGGACAAGACTTTGAGTTTATTCCATTTGGAGCGGGAAGAAGAGGGTGTCCAGGAATTACACTTGGGGTAGCATCCATGGAACTTGCATTGTCaaatcttctttattcatttgaTTGGGAATTACCTTATGGGATGAAAAAAGAAGACATTGACACAGATTTTAAGCCTGGACTTGCCATACATAAGAAGAATGATCTTTGTCTTGTCCCTAAATGTTATATGTAG
- the LOC101254036 gene encoding 6,7,8-trihydroxycoumarin synthase-like, protein MIIFLLFVTFPILLIFLLSKAKKSSKNNVPPGPIGLPFIGNLHQFDSLTTHIYFWKLSKKYGKIFSLKLGSTPMIVVSSAKLAKEVLKTQDLVFCSRPSFHGQQKLTYNGRDIVFVRYNDYWREMKKISVLHLFSLKKVQFYKPIREDEVSRMIKKVSQQAAASQITNLSNLMISLTSTIICRLAFGVRFDDEAHERKRFDHLLVETQAMMTSIFVSDIFPFLYWIDKLTGLTDRLEKLFKELDEFYEELIEQHQNPNRPKSMEGDMVDLLLQFKKEKSIPIDLTLEDIKGLLMNVLVAGSDTSAAGVVWTMTALMKNPKAMKKVQQEIRESIGNKGIVNEDDVQNMPYFKAVIKETFRLYPPIPLLVPRESMKNSTLEGYEIQAGTIVHVNSWAIARDPEIWENPEEFIPERFLNSDIDYKGQNYELIPFGAGRRGCPGKTLGVAFMELALSNLLYAFDWESPHGMKKEDIDTNVRRGITPYKKNELCLIPTSYF, encoded by the exons atgataatcttTCTACTCTTTGTAACCTTTCCTAtccttcttatttttcttctttccaaAGCCAAAAAGAGTAGCAAAAACAATGTGCCTCCAGGTCCTATTGGCCTCCCATTCATTGGAAATTTGCATCAATTTGATAGTTTAACCactcatatttatttttggaaactttccaagaaatatggaaaaatattcTCATTGAAACTTGGTTCTACTCCAATGATCGTTGTTTCTTCAGCAAAATTAGCAAAAGAAGTGTTGAAGACACAAGATTTAGTATTTTGTAGTAGACCTTCTTTTCATGGCCAACAAAAATTGACTTACAATGGTCGTGACATAGTATTTGTGCGTTACAATGACTATTGgagagaaatgaaaaaaattagtgTGCTTCATCTATTCAGTCTAAAGAAAGTACAATTCTATAAACCAATTCGTGAAGATGAAGTATCAAGAATGATAAAGAAAGTATCCCAACAAGCTGCTGCTTCTCAAATTACAAATTTGAGCAATTTAATGATTTCGCTGACAAGTACAATTATATGTAGACTTGCTTTTGGTGTTAGGTTTGACGATGAAGCACATGAAAGGAAGAGATTTGATCATCTCTTAGTTGAGACTCAAGCTATGATGACTAGCATTTTCGTGTctgatatttttccttttttatattgGATTGATAAACTTACTGGATTGACAGATAGACTCGAAAAACTTTTTAAGGAATTGGATGAGTTTTATGAAGAACTCATTGAGCAACATCAAAATCCCAATAGGCCAAAATCCATGGAAGGTGATATGGTTGATCTTTTGCTTCAATttaaaaaagagaaatcaaTACCAATTGATCTCACTTTGGAGGACATAAAAGGACTTCTCATG AATGTGTTAGTTGCTGGATCGGATACTAGCGCGGCTGGGGTAGTATGGACAATGACAGCCTTGATGAAGAATCCAAAAGCCATGAAGAAAGTTCAACAAGAAATCAGAGAGTCAATTGGGAACAAAGGCATTGTGAATGAAGATGATGTACAAAACATGCCTTATTTCAAAGCAGTGATAAAAGAGACATTTAGATTATATCCGCCAATTCCACTTCTAGTGCCAAGAGAATCAATGAAAAATTCCACACTAGAAGGGTATGAAATTCAGGCCGGAACTATAGTTCATGTTAATTCATGGGCAATTGCAAGGGACCCTGAAATATGGGAAAATCCAGAAGAATTTATACCCGAGAGATTTTTGAATAGCGACATTGATTACAAGGGACAAAACTATGAGTTAATTCCGTTTGGAGCAGGTCGAAGAGGTTGCCCCGGAAAGACACTTGGGGTTGCATTCATGGAACTTGCATTATCAAATCTTCTTTATGCATTTGATTGGGAATCACCTCATGGGATGAAAAAAGAGGACATTGACACAAATGTTAGGCGTGGAATTACCCCGTATAAGAAAAATGAGCTTTGTCTTATCCCTACAagttatttttag